TCTCAGACTTTCTGACTTCCTCAACATCTACTTATTTCAGTACTCACTTTTTTTCAGATTCgacatttcttttacatttcagttttctcaaaatgagttctgacttttcttttccttttcttcactGTTCTTCAGAGTTTCTCAGATTTCTTTCTCGAAATGGACTTTTATCAGAGCTCACTTCTATCTCAGATTTCTGACTTCTTTTCAGAATAGTTTTTTCTGAAAACACTCagagcacccccccccccatcacaaacacacacactgcgtcCGGCTTTATTCAGTAAACCTTTATTGTCAGTGCATGAACCGAGCGCCATGACAGATCATCGTCTCCACCCTTCCCTATACGACCTCCTCTCAGCtcccttaaaaaaataatgacaccATTTACAGAGGATTGTTTCTGCATGAGGCAAGTTTATACATGTGCTGTACAACATTTACAACCACCATGATGTCGAAACTAAAAGATATGTctcattatttatatatgtgtgttggAGCGATGCAAGGCCACGGTGTCAGACATGGAGACCTACAATACCTTAGTTTCTCCGGCGCAGGACTTGATGAAGCCACTAGAGGTCTCTGCACACCAAACACAACTCATcccaataaattaaaaatatacacttttCATCTGGAAGGTGAATCCCTGTCTGATTAGATTTGAGAAACTTCACAAAGTTAAATTctgattttcacattttgtgacGACGTGTCCTCCTGTCTGTAAAACAACCTTCAGTTTCAGGAGTCTGGGTGCATTTAGAACATAGATCATGTCGACATTTAAGCAGACGTGTGCTGTTCCTCACATTATGGATCATAGTcactacaaaaataaatcaggaatAGATCTGGAGGTGTGTTTCACTTAGTTAAATAATAAGATATGTCTCTGGGGTTATATCTCTAAACATGAGCAGGTGAACTCAGAGCTGCGAACAGTAGACAGTATGAAACCTAGAAATGGAGCATAGATTATTATCTACACAATCTATTCCCCCCGAACTCAGCATGTTTACATCACATCTCAATAAATTACATTACGCTTCATTTTATTAACACACAGTAGAAGTTGAACCACAAGTATCTGGTCTGCTGATTGGTGCATATAAAGctccttcaaagtaaaagtctcTCCTGTTGCATGACGTccaggctgcagagagagaagaggagctCCACTCTCCGGAGCTTCCTGCAGGGACAGTGAACGCATCTCAGCTGGAGACGTTCCTTCAGAAGGACAGACGTGGATTTGGTTTGTCTCACAGTGCAGTCCGCTGCAGTTTCagattaaccccccccccaaatatATCTTCATATACGGTACAAATCCTCCCGACTGACCGAGGCAAACTGCGTGAGGAATAAAAGCAGAAGTAAATCAGAAGTGATGAGGCTCTGGTGCTGGCTACAGTGATCTGCTTTGTCCGAGatggcaaaaaaataacaacaatatccTTCAATAATTAACGTCCAGCTTCAAAAAATGTTTCTCCTACCTCCCACAGAATGATCTTTGCATGGTAACTCACCcagtgtccccccccccccagcagaaCGGGGTTTATGTATAAATGCACAGTAAAGTTCAAATCATTTCCCGGTACTTGGAGTTAAAAGGAAAGATAATACTCTACTGATGACTGCATTCTGAAAAATGTTGGAGATTATTGGAGACTGATCCGTCGTCTCAGACGTAGCTCTAGCGTTTCTACagttttaatacatatttaaacatttagatCTTTCCTGACCTCTGGTTTCCCTAAAACGCTTCCCTAACTTCCTTCCCTTTATCTTGAACTCTGCATGTGTCTCTGTTCAGCCCGGGGGGGGGGTGAGGTGACAGGAACACGGGGGAGTCACTTCATTTAAAGATCATTCTGTGGGTGAGACCCTCAGAGGAGCATCAGATGTCGGCATAGCTCGACTCCTGGTTCTGGATCTTGGCGGAGCTGGGGACCTTCCAGGGCCCCGGGGTGATTGGGGTCTTCTTGCTGGTCCCATTGCAGCTGGGGTCCCCGATGCTGTTGCTGGAGCCTCGGGGGtccttcttcccctcctccttctccctggCCCTCCTCCGGCTGAGGGTTCCCTCACCGTCCGACCCCCTGTGGCCCTCCTGCTCGGCCCTCTTCCTGGTCCCGGTCCCCAGGTGTTTCTCCCCGGGGGCCGGCTGCTGGCCTGCAGGACGGCGGGGGCTCTGCGGCTCCTCCTGGCTCTTGGAGGTCTTCCTGGGGCTGGAGGAGTGGTGGTCCCTGTGGCCCCTCCGGTCCCTCCTCATGTCCTCCAGTGACCCACTGTGGCCCCGCTCTGTCTTCCTGGGGCTGTGGGAGCGCTCCGTCTCGGGGTCTGCCCTGGAGTCACCGCGGCTGCTCTTCCTGGACCTGGTCTCCTCTGGGGGTTTGGGGGAAGACGGGGATGTTTCTGAGGtagagagggaggcaggggaGGACGGGCCCTCAGAGAGTCGGGGGGGGGCGGCTACTTTGTCCTTTGAACCTGAGGGACgagcaacaggaagtgagaaacAAGGAGTGATGCTCATGCTACGCTAACACCATGAGCCACAGCAACAGGTGACAGGAAGCTACACACAGCCTGACTTAGCAATTTGCTAAAGCGTAGCATTCTGGTGTATGCTAATGCTCATGCTAATAATTAGCATTCAGATAACTTCCTGTTCTACAGCTTAACAAAGCCTCTGCTCTAAGGTCCTCCAGCCGTTTAAGATCAGAGCtgaatgcccccccccccccgagccGGTCAGAGTAGCACAGCAGCACTGAGAGCAGACtgaagcagcagacagagaagaagaggtaTGACTGAGAGAAGCTGGAATGAGCTTGAGGATTTCTGGGAGCAACAACTCAGAGAAATCCCTCCTGACCCCCGGAGAGGGGGGGGGATGccagggaacacacacacatcctgctggGATCTGCATGgatcaggtgtgtgttcagtggCATCGCAGGCTGTGTGTCAGCTGCAGAGCGGTGAGGATCCTGTGGCTCCTGCAGGACTCACTGCTTCGGTTCAGCTCGGTTAACAGGGGTCAGatcagggagggggggtggggcaGAGAGGGCCAGGAGGGAGAGCTTAAAGGTTTACCCAGGTAATAGAGACAGACCGAGAGAAGCAGTGAGGCCGTTAGCGGTGCTCTGGTTTCATGTGGAAGCACAGGGTGGAAGCAGAGTTCAGACCTACAGGAGGAGAAGGTACACGGTAGAACCAGAGAGCCAGATCCAGAGAGGGGGGGCTGCAGCATGCATGAGCAGAACAAAGCACCCTGTGcaaacatatgtgtgtgtgtgtgtgtgtgtgtgtgtgtgtgtgtgtgtgtgtgtgtgtgtgtgtgtgtgtgtgtgtgtgtgtgtgtgtgtgtgtgtgtgtggactcacTGTGGTCCGGCACGGCCCCCTGTCCGGGTCTCAGCAGCAGGTGCACCTTGCTGCCCCCGGCCTGGATCAGCTCGATGGCCCGGGTGTGTGTGATGCCCTGCGTCGCCTCGCCGTTAATCTCCACGATCTGATCGCCCACCTGCAGAGCATCGGTGCGTTATTACAGGGGGGGGTAGGAggtacttctgtgtgtgtgtgtgtgtgtgtgtgtgtgtgtgtaccagctgagaaaacaaatatcCTGCGGTGAATAACTCTGATCTAATCTGAAGATGCACGGGGAGAGAAgataatatcctgctttatttgAGGGTTCAGTAAAGTCACGTTCCAGCTGAGAGTTAGAATATACATCATCAATGCAGATAGTGAACGTCGcagacaacacaacacaaaagtccgactttgaaatcaatttgactttcatttaaaatgcataacTCAAAGACTCTAAGGCCGTGTCAGATTAGCTATGGCTCCTCGGACATACACATAATTACTCAGAAACATAATAACGGTGCAGGTGAAGAGCAGGAAACTGTAACCATGGAAGGCAAATATCCTCCAGGACAATAAATCTGAAGGTGGTGCACGGTGGGAGGGGCTCCTGTACTGCTTTTAGCAGTCTCACAGTCATCCCATGGAGGATGCATAATAAACACCGTAGAACACAACCGTAGCTTTGGGTGCAGATGTGTGGTGCAGTTCCCTCAGAGTCAGACTTCATCAGGTCTGAGTCGGCGGTCGTCTGTGCAATAATGTGAGCTAATGATCCAGAAGCTGTGAAGGTGTACCAGAGCAAAGGTGGAAGAGGGGGGTACAGGTCCCGGAACAGCACATTCAATCCAGGAGATTTGATGTGAAATCTAAAACCGAACTGTGATCAGAAACAGCCCTGTATGAACACCTGGACCatgaacaggtgtgtgtgtgtgtgtgtgtgtgtgtgtgtgtgtgtgtgtgtgtgtgtgtgtgtgtgtgtgtgtgtgtgtgtgtgtgtgtgtgtgtgtgtgtgccgacTCACGTGTATGCGACCGTCGTTCAGCGCTGGCCCGTCCTCCGCCAGTCTCAGGATGAACAGCCCCATGTTGTACTCCTTGCCCCCCCGCAGGCTGAAGCCGAAGCCCCTCTGGCTGCGGTCCAGCTCCACCACGAAGCAGCCCTGCAGGAGACACCACACCACAGGCTCTTTACCTTTATCATAGACCAGGACCCTGAGGGCCGGGGAACAACTGGGGGAGGGGTTCACCTGCTTGGAGCTGAGGGTCCCCGAGTCTCCGttcctgcacagaaacacaccttaTTATTTACAGGTATCAGgtccagtgtgtgtggggggagcCATCTCTAAACGTACCTGTCTGAGTAGTTGGGGGGCTGCTGGCCCACTGCCCTGTGCTGAGCTGAAGGACTCTGCTTCGCCGAGTTCGTTCCAGACAGAGGAGCGTtatctataaaacacacacacacacacacacacacacacacacacacgggggggGGATCAGCTCAGTGAACCACAGATACAGAGGtatgctggctgatgaagaagaggagggaagctgggtagccaatataaggcttagtcgtcttgccaaatagtgagcctgtgttgaacTGGTTTATAACTGGTTCTTAACAAAGTGTTTACAGCCTGATGAATAACCCTTTATGGGGGGAGTAATAAACCATGAGGCTGCAGGGGGAACAGGTCAGACCTCCAGCTGCTCAGCGAGGGCTCGTCCCACTGAAGCTGAGCCATCACATCTTATTCATCGTCTTtcctctgggggggggggggtcttacCGTCCTCCGGCACCACGGTGAGTGTCACCTGCGAGCCGGCGTCCTTGATGAGCTGCACGATGTCGTTGTGCGACAGCTCCATGATGGAGAGCCCGTTGACGGCGGAGATGCGGTCCCCCACTTTCATCCGGCCCGCCCGGTCGGTCGGGCTGCCCTCGATGATCCGGCCTATCTTGTGGGGGATCACTCCGGGGGGGGGCTTGTTCTTGGAGGTGAGGATGACAAAGCCAAAGCCCTCTGTGTCTCGTCTCTGCAGGAACACGTCGAAGCACTCCGGTCTGCCAGTGGGGAGGGGGGTCTGCACGGCGTCAGGGACCTGGATCCGGGGGGTCTGAGGGGAGCTAACGGAGAGAGGCTCCTCTTCATCAGCATCTGAAACCAGGACCAGAGACACCGTGAGTTCAGAGACAGAGCTGaggggatttgtgtgtgtgtgtgtgtgtgtgtgcgtgtgtgtgcatgcactcACCTGTGTTTGAGAGCTTCCTGCGCACGGTGAGCATCACCTGTCCGTGGCGTGCTGCGTTGGTCATCAGCTCCAGGACCTGCTTGTGGGACTTCCCCTTCACCGGGACCCCGTCGATGCACAGCAGCTCGTCTCCGGCCCGCAGCCGGCCGTCCTTCTCCGCTGCGCCGAGGGGCACGATGGCCCCGATGtacacctggggggggggggggttttgaGAGTTTGAGGGTCTTTAGAATCTGAGGGTCTTTAGAGTCTGAGGGTTTTTAGAGTCTGAGGGTCTTTAGAGTCTGAGGGTCTTTAGAGTCTGAGGGTCTTTAGAGTCTGAGGGTTTTTAGAGTCTGAGGGTCTTCAGAGTCTGAGAGTCTTTAGAGTCTGAGGGTCTTCAGAGTCTTAGGGTTTTTATGGTTCTGGTCTGGGACGTACCGGCTGGTCGGGCCCCTCTCCTCCGAGGACCCTGAATCCGAATCCGGACTCCTGGTTCCTCTTGATGAAAACATCCAGGTCCTTAGTGTTGGCCGctgcagagagggggggggacgGGGACGGGACAGCAGTCATTATATTCAGCAGGTCAAACTGAATGTTTCTAAGCACcacactgagggggggggggggtgtcagaTACAGTGTTTGACTCACGCTTGCTGTCCTGCAGGGCTCTGGACCGGAGGTACAGCTCCGAGGCGTCCGGCTTGGGGAACGGCAGTGGGTTGGGGGCCACCTCGGGTCCCTGCAGGATCTCACTGTTGTTGATCACTTCCTGTCGCTGTGGGGCGGGCTGCTGCTGTTGAGGGGCGGGATGGGGgggctgctgagggaggggctGCGACATGGGGGCCGTgcactgcagagaggaagaggaggggtgaagaagaggagatttATCCAGGATTATGCTTCAGAGCAGGaaatgtgcacatttgtttATCTGCAGCTGATGTTCAGCAGATCCTCCTCTCTGAATATTTAAACTCACCGGTTTGAGGGATTTCACCGGAGATGTCTGACctgtgagaggaagaggaagagaaggaagaggaagaggttaaAGTAACTGATGAAGGAACACATTATTCCTGCTCTCTGTCAGTGAGGGGTtgcaccagcagggggcagtgtgcagcagcaggaagcaCAGCTCACATGGCTCCGCAGGGGGCGGGGGCTCAGAGGTGACCTTAGGCCATGGGAAAACGTTTTGGGTTAAAAACCAGCTGTTCGTAACAGTTCCTTTAACAGCACCAGGTCCCGCCGGATCCAGAGAGGGAGCACTCTGCGGTTCTGCAGACTGAACGCTTCAAACCGGCTCGTATCTGCATTTCAGTCTGCAGGCTGGTGTTGAAGCATGAGAATAAAGTTCAAGAATTAATAAAGACTTTGGAGAGTATTTactatattaaacatttaaagctcCAGTAAACCCACTTTAAATCGGCGGTAGAAGCATGAGGATCAAGATtacaattgatttattttaatgaatgaacGAGAATTTACTGACACCAAATATCACTGACACCAAATATCACTGAGTCCAAATATCACTGACACCAAATATCACTGACACCAAATATCACTGAGTCCAAATATCACTGACACCAAATATCACTGACACCAAATATCACTGAGTCCAAATATCACTGAGTCCAAATATCACTGAGTCCAAATATCACTGAGTCCAAATATCACTGAGTCCAAATATCACTGACACCAAATATCACTGACACCAAATATCACTGAGTCCAAATATCACTGAGTCCAAATATCACTGACACCAAATATCACTGAGTCCAAATATCACTGAGTCCAAATATCACTGAGTCCAAATATCACTGAGTCCAAATATCACTGAGTCCAAATATCACTGAGTCCAAATATCACTGAGTCCAAATATCACTGAGTCCAAATATCACTGAGTCCAAATATCACTGACACCAAATATCACTGAGTCCAAATATCACTGAGGGAGGATTCAATCCAGGAAATAATTTCCTGTTTCATCTCTGAGCTGCACACCtaatcctctgtgtgtgtgtgtgtgtgtgtccagagggAAGCCCTGCAGCTataacacagcaaacacacacacacacacacacacacacacacacacacacactaggggtAAAAAGGGAACAAGCTCTTCAAATCAGAGAGAGCCTGAAGACAGAGGAAGGGCTGTGATTACCCAGCATGCTCCCTGCCATGCTGGGtaatcatatatttatatataatatatatattatatataaatatataaatatatatttatatataatatatatttatatattatatatatatatatatttatatatatatatatatttatatatttatatataaatatatatatatataaatatataaatatatatctgacCCCTCCCCTCTACAGGTAGGTGTGTTTCAGGCCCCTCCCCTCTACAGGTAGGTGTGTTTCAGGCCCCTCCCCTCTACAGGTAGGTGTGTTTCAGACCCCTCCCCTCTACAGGTAGGAGTGTTTCAAACTCCCCCCTCGCCCCCCCTACAGGTAGGTGTGTTTCAGACCCCCCCCCACTACAGGTAGGTGTGTTTCAGTCCCCTCCCCTCTACAGGTAGGAGTgtttcaaccccccccccccccttacagGTAGGTGTGTTTCAGACGCCCCCCCCACTACAGGTAGGACTGTTTCAGACCCCTACCCCCCTAAAGGTAGGTGTGTTTCAGACTGCCCCCCCTCTACAGGTAGGTGTGTTTCAGACCCCCCCCTCTAAAAGGTAGGTGTGtttcagaccccccccccactaaaGGAAGGTGTGGTTCAGACTCACCCCCCCGCAGCACCAGCAGGCTGACCTCGCTCCCCCCCGGCAGCTCCTTCAGGATGTCCACCACCTGGGAGTGGGTGAGGGTCTGCACGTTCTGCCGGTTGACCTCCTTGATGACGTCGCCCTTCATCAGGCCGCGGCACCACTGCGCATCCAGGATCATCTTCACCTTCTGGCCCAGCGGGGAGTCCGCGATGGCAAACCCAAACCCCCCCGGACCCTTCACCAGGGGGACGCTCAGCAGCTCGGGCTGCAGCAGCGTGGGGTCAGGGCCCTCGTGGtggggaggaggatgatgatggtggGGGGGGTATGAGTGCCGCCCTCCATTAATCATGGGGGTGACGGCCGCCACCTGCCTGGGGAGGGTCCCCCCGTCCGGGACCGTGTGGTGGGGGTCctgtgtggagctgcagggagacGGGGTGGGGTCCTTGAGGCCCCCAGACGCCTCCTCactgccgctgctgctggagtCCTGAGGGAGGGGGTAGCCCCGGCACAGCACCAGCTCCACGTACTGGTTTACGGGGATGGACTGGAACATCTGCACCACGTCCGCGTGGGTCTTCCCCAGGACGCAGGAGCCGTTGATGTCCACGATCACGTCCCCTGGGAGGGAGACAAGAGCCGTGAGACGTCTGAGGAACATACCCCCCACCTCTTAGGCAGGGggactgtctgtctgctgtgagTGGATAGTCTAGGAACCCAAACTCCTCTAAGCTCTGCTCTCTATGTTCAGGATCAGAATCAGActcaggatcaggatcagatCAGGATCAGACTCAGAACCAGACTCAGAACCAGACTCAGAACCAGACTCAGAaccagactcagactcagaccAGGATCAGACCCAGGATCAGCTCATGGAGAGCAGGGTTACACAGAGACCGTGATGATCACTCTGCAGGAGCACCATAGAGTGTGGAGCAGCAAAGATAGAAAAGGTAATAAATAAGGAGCAGTttaagagaaagacagaggttCAAAGAGCTGTCGTATTTCAGGAAAGTCTTCCGTTTATTAAATTAAACCCTCAGATCTTCTCTGAGATTTAAGTGGTACCTTACTGAGAAGATGCTATGTGTaatccaacatttaaaacacgATATTTCTCAGATTTTTCTgagatttctttctttatttaccAAACTAATCTCCTAAATTCTGAGTCTTTTTAAGGATTTTACCCCAACTCCAGCCTTCATGATCtcattacaaatgttttattcccTCTTATGAAACATGGCCTTATCTTAATTGAAATTACACATTTGGGGTAATGCCATTTTGTCTTTACACATATTTGTGCAGAAatgtctgtcctcctcctccactttccTACCCGATCGATTCCTCTCTGGTTTCTGGAATTAGCTCCGTTCCCACTGACTGAACCAATAATTAACCATGCACAAAATACTAATCCCCAAGTACAGTCTGAGAGACGCTCCTCTGTCTGCACGAGTCCTCCCGCTCGATGCCTGCAGTCAAATGAAGTGGTTGAATCAATGACCCTCTGTCTCCTGGGGAGGGAACTCTGGACACAATGACTGGACCTGCGGGTCCTCGGTGCATGCGCTGCAGTCCTGCAGCACCCTGTGATCACAGCCTTTATACCAACAGATGAGTCACTGAGGTGCTACTGAGGCTACATGTAGCATTGGCAGCTAATGAACGCGTAATCTACGGCTGCACGTTAATCTGTGTCGGACATAAACTGAACGAGGGTTTCATTGACTGACTATTTTTAGATCAGCTGCTCTGACGCCGTTAACTCTGCCTTCATGAGAGGCACGTTCAGAGGCTGCTTCCtccacaaatgtgtgtgtgtgtgtgtgtgtgtgtggatatgtaCAGAACCTGTGATGATGCCAAGTCCAGGGCGGCAGCGTGCAGACATTATGCATCACTCCTTTAGAGGCGTCATAAAAGTCTGTTTGTCTCCAGCTTTAAACCTTTGTGCCTCACTTTACAGAGGTCGCTCAAAATGCTTCTATTATTATACTATtcttttattaattatagtattattgttattagttTTCATGAGTGTTATGTATTAATAATTATagtattcattattaataattatagtatttattatgaataattacagtatttattattattattaattatattatttgtattaattatagtatttattattaataattatattattttattaattatagtatttattattaataattatattattttattaattatagtatttattattgttattagttTTCATGAGtgttattcattattaataattatagtatttattattaataattacagtatttattattattattattattattattataattattaattacagtatttattattaattattataattattaattacagtatttattattaattattgttattattaattacagtatttattattattattattattattattattaattacagtatttattattattattattattattattattattattattattattaatggtattattattattattattattaattattgttattattaatggTATTCTTTGTAATTATGATCATTGAGTGTTGTTCCGTTAGtaaaaataaagcttcttgtatttgatgtttttctacCTGAGGCGATCTTGTTGTCGTGCGCTGCCGGCCCGTCCTGCAGGACGTTCTTCACCTGCAGGAATTCGTCGGGCCGGTCCCCCCCGATGATGGTGAAGCCGAATCCATTGGGACTCTTCCTCAGCGCCGTCTGCAGGATGGAGCCCTGCAGCTGGGAGGGGTCCCTAGTGAAGACCCTCGCCAACCTCCCAGAATCCTCTGCTgcacagaggacagagacatggagacagTGCAGTTATGGAGCAGTCTGTAACTGAGCAGCATGCGCTctgagacgtgtgtgtgtgtgtgtgtgtgtgtgtgagtctgagaAGTGAGAAGAATCTGAAACGCTTGCTCACAAATTACCATCTGTCTCCATcataacagacacacacacacacacacacacacacacacacacacacacacacacacacacacacacacacacacacacacacacaatgtgtctGACAGCATGCCACTCACTGCtgctaatcacacacacacacacacacacacacacacacacacacacacacacacacacacacacacacacacacacacacacacacacacacacacacacacacacacacacacacacacacacacacagcgttgaTTTGTGTCTCGCCGCAGAGATAAATCCGCTCTGACATTTCAAGGTaaacttttccttttctccGTGGAGCTGCACGATGTAAATGGGACAACTTTagaggagacagggagggagttatattagactgtgtgtgtgtgtgtgtgtgtgtgtgtgtgtgtgtgtgtgtgtgtgtgtgtgtgtgtgtgtgtgtgtgtgtgtgtgtgtgtgtgtgtgtgtgttagagagagatagaagcgatgagacagagagaaatacatttctctgaGACAGGAAGACAAGACTTTTGTAcatcctgcccccccccccactccccccacCTGCTGAGAGTGTGAGTTATGTTGGCAGTTCCTACACTGATGATGGATGGGGGATATTAATCTCTTTAGGGAGGCGCAGatagaaccccccccccccccccctacaacACAACACacgtttttttcttatttcgTTTTTCTAATAATTCGCCTTTCGTCCCAgattttgaaattgttctcAGATTTGAATTTTTACTTATTCTAATAATTAGACTTTTCCCCCAGATTTGGGCTTTTCTCAGAAACTTGAGATTATTCtaatattttgacttttctctcatggtgcgttcacaccggacACTCCTGTCGCTCGAGTTTCACCACGGCGGTCAGATGTGTCCCTGCGTCATTCAAGACTATGGTAGCCTACTAACTACATCAACATGAACGTATCTTACCCTGATTGTACCACACGTTTAATCATAATGCCGCACTAACCACTCGCTGATACCGGTTTGTAAAAAGCATGAATTAGTGCTTTAACGTCTGATCACGGCAGACGGAAAaccctttgaaatgtgtgtttctgagtggAGGTCGGATGGGTCAGGCTGAGCTTACGCTGCTCCGTCCTCTCTCACAACAACATCATGCAGACACAAATAAAGCAGGGACTGTATTCACCCCGCCACAGACAGTCTGTGCTGTGTACATGTATAACgtttctccagtttctgaacagatatgaggagctgGGGCTCTGCATGCTAACTAGgctgttttggttttctgattcaacGTCAGTGACAGCAGGCTGAGATCCGTACCGCTGATTGGTTAACGCGATAACACGCGCGATTGACACCGCCCCCTTCAGTCGCTTCAATCGCCTAAggccctttcatagtctacgcaAACTACGCAGACGCAGTTGTAAACGCAAGGTTCACGCGCGTAGTTTTAGTACATACAGAGCGCGCGTCAGTTGCTGCGCTGTGCCTTGTCAGACGCGATACACCGCTCATCCAAAAGGGGGTAGCAGAGTCTCCGGTGTACAGTACAGCACAGTACAGTAATTCTCATCAGCG
The Eleginops maclovinus isolate JMC-PN-2008 ecotype Puerto Natales chromosome 1, JC_Emac_rtc_rv5, whole genome shotgun sequence genome window above contains:
- the magi3a gene encoding membrane-associated guanylate kinase, WW and PDZ domain-containing protein 3a isoform X4, yielding MSKTLKKKKHWSSKVQECSLSWGGEGGEVGVRGGAEMGEFPHLAHTVPEGLLVHAGRAPCAGDVLLEVNGTPVSGLTHRDTLAVIRHFREPIRLKTVRPGKVLNTDLRHYLSLQFQKGSLDHKLQQVIRDNLYLRTIPCTTRQPREGEVPGVDYNFISVGEFRELEESGLLLESGTYDGNYYGTPKPPAEPSPVQPDLVDQVLFDEEFDTEVQRKRTTSVSKMDRKDSAAPEEEEEEEKTPIVNGLTAEHQDQAAEWRRSVPSYSQSAGGDPSAWQPQDESQEALPQSWETAYTETGMVYFIDHNSKTTTWLDPRLARRAKPPEKCEDGELPYGWEKIEDPQYGTYYVDHINQKTQFENPVQEAKRKLSVDPPSSATPPAPPPAAEDSGRLARVFTRDPSQLQGSILQTALRKSPNGFGFTIIGGDRPDEFLQVKNVLQDGPAAHDNKIASGDVIVDINGSCVLGKTHADVVQMFQSIPVNQYVELVLCRGYPLPQDSSSSGSEEASGGLKDPTPSPCSSTQDPHHTVPDGGTLPRQVAAVTPMINGGRHSYPPHHHHPPPHHEGPDPTLLQPELLSVPLVKGPGGFGFAIADSPLGQKVKMILDAQWCRGLMKGDVIKEVNRQNVQTLTHSQVVDILKELPGGSEVSLLVLRGGQTSPVKSLKPCTAPMSQPLPQQPPHPAPQQQQPAPQRQEVINNSEILQGPEVAPNPLPFPKPDASELYLRSRALQDSKPANTKDLDVFIKRNQESGFGFRVLGGEGPDQPVYIGAIVPLGAAEKDGRLRAGDELLCIDGVPVKGKSHKQVLELMTNAARHGQVMLTVRRKLSNTDADEEEPLSVSSPQTPRIQVPDAVQTPLPTGRPECFDVFLQRRDTEGFGFVILTSKNKPPPGVIPHKIGRIIEGSPTDRAGRMKVGDRISAVNGLSIMELSHNDIVQLIKDAGSQVTLTVVPEDDNAPLSGTNSAKQSPSAQHRAVGQQPPNYSDRNGDSGTLSSKQVNPSPSCSPALRVLVYDKGKEPVVWCLLQGCFVVELDRSQRGFGFSLRGGKEYNMGLFILRLAEDGPALNDGRIHVGDQIVEINGEATQGITHTRAIELIQAGGSKVHLLLRPGQGAVPDHSSKDKVAAPPRLSEGPSSPASLSTSETSPSSPKPPEETRSRKSSRGDSRADPETERSHSPRKTERGHSGSLEDMRRDRRGHRDHHSSSPRKTSKSQEEPQSPRRPAGQQPAPGEKHLGTGTRKRAEQEGHRGSDGEGTLSRRRAREKEEGKKDPRGSSNSIGDPSCNGTSKKTPITPGPWKVPSSAKIQNQESSYADI
- the magi3a gene encoding membrane-associated guanylate kinase, WW and PDZ domain-containing protein 3a isoform X1, whose amino-acid sequence is MSKTLKKKKHWSSKVQECSLSWGGEGGEVGVRGGAEMGEFPHLAHTVPEGLLVHAGRAPCAGDVLLEVNGTPVSGLTHRDTLAVIRHFREPIRLKTVRPGKVLNTDLRHYLSLQFQKGSLDHKLQQVIRDNLYLRTIPCTTRQPREGEVPGVDYNFISVGEFRELEESGLLLESGTYDGNYYGTPKPPAEPSPVQPDLVDQVLFDEEFDTEVQRKRTTSVSKMDRKDSAAPEEEEEEEKTPIVNGLTAEHQDQAAEWRRSVPSYSQSAGGDPSAWQPQDESQEALPQSWETAYTETGMVYFIDHNSKTTTWLDPRLARRAKPPEKCEDGGEKKLPYGWEKIEDPQYGTYYVDHINQKTQFENPVQEAKRKLSVDPPSSATPPAPPPAAEDSGRLARVFTRDPSQLQGSILQTALRKSPNGFGFTIIGGDRPDEFLQVKNVLQDGPAAHDNKIASGDVIVDINGSCVLGKTHADVVQMFQSIPVNQYVELVLCRGYPLPQDSSSSGSEEASGGLKDPTPSPCSSTQDPHHTVPDGGTLPRQVAAVTPMINGGRHSYPPHHHHPPPHHEGPDPTLLQPELLSVPLVKGPGGFGFAIADSPLGQKVKMILDAQWCRGLMKGDVIKEVNRQNVQTLTHSQVVDILKELPGGSEVSLLVLRGGQTSPVKSLKPCTAPMSQPLPQQPPHPAPQQQQPAPQRQEVINNSEILQGPEVAPNPLPFPKPDASELYLRSRALQDSKPANTKDLDVFIKRNQESGFGFRVLGGEGPDQPVYIGAIVPLGAAEKDGRLRAGDELLCIDGVPVKGKSHKQVLELMTNAARHGQVMLTVRRKLSNTDADEEEPLSVSSPQTPRIQVPDAVQTPLPTGRPECFDVFLQRRDTEGFGFVILTSKNKPPPGVIPHKIGRIIEGSPTDRAGRMKVGDRISAVNGLSIMELSHNDIVQLIKDAGSQVTLTVVPEDDNAPLSGTNSAKQSPSAQHRAVGQQPPNYSDRNGDSGTLSSKQVNPSPSCSPALRVLVYDKGKEPVVWCLLQGCFVVELDRSQRGFGFSLRGGKEYNMGLFILRLAEDGPALNDGRIHVGDQIVEINGEATQGITHTRAIELIQAGGSKVHLLLRPGQGAVPDHSSKDKVAAPPRLSEGPSSPASLSTSETSPSSPKPPEETRSRKSSRGDSRADPETERSHSPRKTERGHSGSLEDMRRDRRGHRDHHSSSPRKTSKSQEEPQSPRRPAGQQPAPGEKHLGTGTRKRAEQEGHRGSDGEGTLSRRRAREKEEGKKDPRGSSNSIGDPSCNGTSKKTPITPGPWKVPSSAKIQNQESSYADI